A stretch of DNA from Cyanobium sp. AMD-g:
TGGCCAGCCTCGGGGCCGCGGTGCTCCACCCCAGGGCCGTGGAGATCGCCCGCAACTACGGCGTGCCCCTGACGGTGCGCTCCAGCTGGAGCCAGGCCCCCGGCACCCGGCTCACCAGCGGTCCGGCCCGGCCGATCGGCAGTGAGGGGCTGGAACTGGGCCGGCCCGTGGATGGGGCCGAACTGGAGGCCGACCAGGCGGTGCTGGCCCTCTCCCACGTGCCCGACAGGCCGGGCGTGGCCGCCACCCTGTTCGAGGCCCTCGGCGCCGCCGGTCTGAACGTGGACCTGATCGTGCAGGCGATCCACGAGGGGTCCAGCAACGACATCGCCTTCACCCTGGCGGCGGCGGAGATGGAGCGCGCCCGCCAGGTGTGCCAGGAGGTGCTGGCCGCCATGGGGGCCGATGGGGCCCAGCTCTCGGCCGAAGCGGGCATGGCCAAGCTGAGCATCGCCGGTGCCGGCATCCTGGGCCGCCCCGGGGTGGCGGCCCGCCTGTTCGACACGATGGCCCGCCTCGGCATCAACCTGCGCCTGATCGCCACCAGCGAGGTGAAGGTGAGCTGCGTGGTGGATGGGCCGCTCGGGGCCCGGGCGCTGCGGGCCGCCGGGGAGGCCTTCGAGCTGGCCGACCAGCAGCTGCGCCACGATCCACCCCCCTGCCACCTGGGCGATCCGGCGGTGCGGGGGGTGGCCCTCGACCGCGACCAGGTGCAGGTGTCGGTGCGGCGGGTGCCCGATCGGCCCGGGGTCGCCGCGGCCATCTGCCGGGCCCTGGCCGATGCGGGCATCAGCCTCGACGCCATCGTCCAGTCGGAGCGCACCCACGGCGGCCCGGAGGATCGGCGGCGCGACATGAGCTTCACCCTGCGCCGCGACGACCGCCCCGGAGCCGAACGGGCCCTGGCCCCGATCCTGCGTCAGTGGGACGGCGCCGGCTTCGAGGAGGGCCCCGCCATCGCCAGGGTCAGCGCCGTGGGGGCCGGGATGGCCTGCACCGCCGGCACGGCGGCGCGGATGTTCCGCTCCCTGGCCGATGCGGGCATCAACATCTCCCTGATCGCCACCAGCGAGATCCGCACCAGCTGCGTGGTGGCGGAGGCCGACGGCGTGCGGGCCCTGCAGGCGGTGCACCAGGCCTTCGGCCTCGGCGGCACGACCCGCCACGCCGCCGAGGGAACGGAAGCCCCCGCAGCTGAAAGCGCCTGCCCTTCCTAGGGTTGGTGCGGCGACAGGGTGGCGGCATGCTGGTTCGGTTCTGGGGAACGCGCGGTTCGATCGCCAAACCCGGCCCCGACACCTTCCGCTTCGGCGGCAACACCTCCTGTGTCGAGGTCCGCTCCGGCGCCGGCACCCTGCTGGTGATCGACTGCGGCACCGGCGCCCACGGCCTGGGACAGGCCCTGATGCAGGAGAGCCCCGACGGCATGGAGGGCTCGCTGCTGATCAGCCACACCCACTGGGATCACATCCAGGGCTTTCCTTTCTTCGCCCCCTTCTTCGCCCCCGGCCACGCCTGGGACGTCTACGGACCCAGCGGCCTCTCGGGCAGCCTGCGCAGCGTGCTCTCCGGCCAGATGCAGCACGCCTACTTCCCGGTCACCCTCGACCAGTTCGCCGCCACGATCCATTACCACGATCTGGGCGTCGGCACCTTCCGCATCGGCGATGTGACGGTGACGACCCACCACCTCAACCATCCCGCCCTGACCCTGGCCTACCGGCTCCAGGCCGATGGGGCCACGGTCGTCTACTGCTGCGACCACGAACCCCACGCCGCCGAGCTGGCCAGCGGCCTCGGCCCGGTGTCCGGCCCCGACCTGCACTACGCGGAGTTCATCGAGGGGGCCGACCTGGTGATCCACGATGCCCAGTACACGGCCCTGGAGTTCCCCGCCAAGCTCGGCTGGGGCCACAGCTCGGTGGAGTACGCCGTGCGCCTCTGCGAGGAGGCCGGGGTGGCCCGGCTGGTGCTCACCCACCACGATCCCCTGCGCAACGATGCGGCCATCGACCTGATCCTGGCCCGGGTTCGCGCCGATCTGGCCGACCGGGGCTCCCCCCTGGAGGTGATGGCGGCTTCGGAGGGGCTGGTGCTGCGCACCTCACCCACCCGGGGCGCCGTCGCGGAGGCCGGTGCAGCGGCTGGTGGCCAGGCGGAGATGCCCGGCGCCCCTGCGGCCATGGTCTGGGTGGCGGACAGGGACCTGGAGGCGGGCCTCAGCACGGCCCTGCGCCTGGAGGGCTTGCCCTGCCGGGTGGCCCGCGATGAAGCGGACCTGCTGCAGGCCCTCGAGCGGCAGGGGGCCTCGGTGCTGCTGCTGGAGCAAGCGCCTGGCCCGGAAGGCCCTGGACTGACCCACCACCTGCGGCGGTTCCTGGGCATGTCGGCGGCCGCTACCCCTGTTCTGATGCTGGCCGCCGAGGAGAGCCTGGCCCGGCGGGACGAGCCCCTGGTCAGCGAGTGGCTGGTGCAGCCCATCTCCGAAAGCTTCCTGCGGGCCAGGCTGCGGGCCTGGAGCCTGGGCAGCCCCTGCCGCTGGCAGCGGGCCCGGCCACCGGGGGACGAGCCGCGGCGCCTGCGGCGCCTGGGCGAGCTCGGCCTGCTGGACACGGAGCGGGAGGAACGCTTCGACCGCCTGACCCGGATCGCCGCCGCCGCCTTCGACGTGCCGATCGCCCTGATCAGCCTGATCGACGCGGAGCGGCAATGGTTCAAGTCGTGCCACGGCCTGGCCACCTGCCAGACCTCTCGCGATCTGGCCTTCTGTGCCCATGCCGTTGCGCAGAAGTCGGATCTGCTGGTGGCGGACACCTGGCTCGACGACCGCTTCGCCGACAACCCGCTGGTGCTGGGGGAGCCGCGCATCCGCTTCTATGCCGGCTCGCCCCTGACCCTCGACGACGGCACCTGCCTGGGCACCCTGTGTCTGATCGACACCCGGCCGCGCCAGCTGAGCAGCACCGAGCTGGCCCTGCTCCACGACCTGCGCGACCTGGTGCTGCTGGAGATCTCCCCCACGCCATGTCCGGCCACCGTTCCGGGATCCTGAACGGGCTGGCGGCGGCCCTGCTGGTGCCCGCCCTCCTGGGGGGCTGCCAGCCTGCAGCCGTCTCCGCCGCGGTGCGCAGCGTGCCGGTGGTGGGGGGCCTCGAGCACCCCTGGGCCGTGGCCTGGCTGCCGGGCGGCGACCTGCTGATCACGGAGCGGCCGGGGCGGTTGCGCCTGGTGCGGGGCGGCGTGCTGCAGGCCGAGCCGATCCGCGGCGTGCCGGAGGTGCTGGCCGCCGGCCAGGGGGGGCTGCTGGACGTGGCCGTCCATCCCGACTTCGCCACCAACCGCTGGATCTATCTCACCTATGCGGCCGGCAGCGCCACGTCCAACCACACCCGTCTGGCCCGGGCCCGCTTCGACGGCCGTGCCCTCAGCGATCTGCAGGTGCTGTACGCGGTGCCGCAACGCAAGAGCGGCGCCCAGCACTTCGGCTCCCGCCTCCTCTGGCTTCCGGATGGCACCCTGCTGCTGGCCATCGGGGACGGGGGCAATCCTCCGATCGAACTGGAGGGACAGCCGATCCGCACCCAGGCCCAGAACCCTGGCAGCGCCCTGGGCAAGGTGCTGCGTCTGAACGCGGACGGCACCGCCGCCATGGCCACCCCCTTCAGCGGCAAGCCCGGCGCCCTGCCGGGGCTCTGGAGCCTCGGGCACCGCAACATCCAGGGGCTGGCCCTCGATCGCCGCACGGGGCGGGTCTGGGCCAGCGAACACGGCGCCCGCGATGGCGACGAACTCAACCGGATCGAGGCCGGGGTGAACTACGGCTGGCCGCGGGTGACCCACAGCCGCGAGTACTTCGGCCCGCCCATCGCACCGGCCACCAGCGCCCCTGGCCTGCGGGATCCGCTCCTCGTCTGGACGCCCGCCATCGCCCCCTCCGGCCTGGCGCTCTACGACGGCGACCGCTATCCGGGCTGGCGCGGCGATCTCTTCGCCGGCGGGCTGGTGTCCCGGCAGGTGCATCGACTGCGCCTGGATCCGGAGGGATCGGTGACATCCCAGCAGGCGATTCCGATCGGCGCCCGGGTGCGGGACGTGCGCCAGGGACCGGACGGATTCCTTTATGTGCTCACCGACGGGGCCGGCGATGGCCAGCTGCTGCGCCTGGAGCCTCTCTGATCCCCATGGCCCCCTGGCCTGTGTAGGACAGGGCGGCAGTTCATCCAAGACACCCATGGCCAGACGCGCCGCCAGCTCCTTCCTGAGCGACTTCAAGGACTTCATCAACAAGGGCAATGTGGTCGATCTGGCCGTGGCCGTGGTGATCGGCGGTGCCTTCGGCAAGGTGGTCGATGCGATCGTCAGCCTGGTGATGACCAACGCGCTGGAGCCGGCCCTGAAGGCCGCGAAGGTGGATTCGATCAGTGCCTGGCCCGCCGGCACGGTGATCGTGGCCCTGATCAACTTCCTGGTGATCGCCTTCGTGGTGTTCCTGATCGTGCGGGCCATCGAGGCGATGAAACGCCAGGAGGAGATCAAGGCCGCCGATGCCGGTCCCGATCCCCAGGCCGAACTGGCCGCCGCCGCCAACCGCCTGGCCGAAGCCCTGGATCGGCGCGCCCTTTAAGCCGCCGGCCGGCCCACCAGCTTCTGGCGCAGGTTCTTGATGCGATCACGCAGGTTGGCGGCCTCCTCGAATTCCAGGCCCTTCGCCGCCACTTTCATCTTCTCCTCCAGCTGCCTGATCAGTTCGGGCAATGCATCGAGGGACACCTCGTTGTGCTCGGCCTGGTCGGCAGCCACCTCCAGCTGGTCGTCACTGAGGCGGCGTGAGAGCTCGAGGAAGCTGAGGATGGCGTTGCCCGCCCGCTTGCCGGCGGGGGTGGGCGTGATGCCATGGCGCTCGTTGTAGGCGTGCTGGATCACCCGGCGCCGCTCCGTCTCGGAGATCGCCTTGGCCATCGAATCGGTGAGGTTGTCGGCATAGAGGAGGGCCACCCCGTCGATGTGGCGCGCCGCCCGGCCGATCGTCTGGATCAGGGAGCGTTCCGCCCGCAGGAAGCCCTCCTTGTCGGCGTCGAGGATGGCCACCAGGGACACCTCGGGCAGGTCGAGTCCCTCCCGCAGCAGGTTGACCCCCACCAGCACGTCGTAGGCGCCGTTGCGCAGATCCTGAATGATCTCGATCCGTTCGATCGAATGGATCTCCGAGTGCAGGTAGCGCACCCGCACGCCGTTCTCGGCCAGGTAATCGGTGAGGTCCTCCGCCATGCGCTTGGTGAGGGTGGTGACCAGCACCCGCTCCTGACGATCGGCACGCACGCGGATCTCACCGAGCAGATCATCGATCTGACCCTCGGAGGGGCGCACTTCCACGATCGGGTCGAGAACGCCGGTGGGGCGGATCACCTGCTCCACCACCTGCTCCTTGCTCTGGGCCAGCTCCCAGGCGCCGGGGGTCGCCGAGACGAAGATGGTCTGCCGCGCCTTCTCCCAGAACTCATCCCCCTTGAGGGGCCTGTTGTCGGCGGCGCTGGGCAGGCGGAAGCCGTGCTCGATCAGCACCTGCTTGCGGCTCTGGTCGCCGTTGTACATGGCCTGGAGCTGGGAGCAGGTCACGTGGCTTTCATCCACCACCAGCAGCCAGTCGTCGGGGAAGTAATCAATCAGGCACTCGGGCGGCGTACCGGCCTCCCGGCCCGCCAGATGGCGGGCGTAGTTCTCGACCCCGTTGCAGTAGCCCACCTGCTCCAGCATCTCCAGGTCGTAGGTGGTGCGCTGCTCCAGGCGCTGGGCCTCCAGCAGCCTGCCCTGGCCGTTGAGCACATCAAGCCGTTCGCGCAGCTCGGTGCGGATCGCCTGGATCGCCCCCTTCAGCCGCTCCTTGGGCGTCACGAAGTGCTTGGCCGGGTAGATGTTGATCGTCTCCAGGCTCTGGAGGATTTCGCCGGTGGTGGGATCCACGTAGCGGATCGCCTCCACCTCATCGCCGAACAGCTCGATCCGCACCAGCCGGTCTTCGTAGGCCGGTCCGATCTCCAGCACATCGCCCCGCACCCGGAAGCGGCCGCGGCTGATCTCGATGTCGTTGCGGGAGTACTGGTTGTTGACCAGATCCCGGAGCGAACCGCGCAGATCGAGCTTGTCGCCCACCTCGAACTTGACGGCGGCCTTGAGGTATTCCGAAGGGATGCCGAGGCCGTAGATGCAGCTGATCGAGGCCACCACGATCACATCGCGCCGCTCAAACAGCGAACGGGTGGCCGAGTGCCGCAGCATGTCGATCTCCTCGTTGATCGAGGCGGTCTTGGCGATATAGGTATCCGAGACGGGAACGTAGGCCTCGGGCTGGTAGTAGTCGTAATAGGAGATGAAGTATTCGACGGCGTTGTTGGGGAAGAATTCCCGCAGCTCGTTGCAGAGCTGCGCCGCCAGCGTCTTGTTGTGGGCCAGCACCAGGGTGGGACGCCCGGTGCGGGCAATCACATTGGCGATCGAGAATGTCTTGCCGGTGCCGGTGGCCCCCAGCAGGGTCTGGAAGCGTTCGCCGGCGTCAACGCCCTTCACCATCGCTTCGATGGCGGTGGGTTGGTCTCCCTTGGGGACGTAGGGGGCGTGCAGCTGGAAAGGCATCAGCCCATTCTGGCCTTCACCCGCGGGGAACGGCTCGGCGGGGAAAACCGATCAGCCCACCCCGGAGGCCGCCGCCATCGCCCTGGTAAGCGGCACATCCAGACCCAACCAACCCAGCACAAGGCTGCTCAGCACGCTGTAGGCCAGGGCCCCGAGGATGGCGCTGACCAGGCCGTTCTGCAAGCGGAAACCCTTGATCAACCAGGCGGCCAGGCCGAACAGAATGATCGTGATCAGCCAGTTGAACAGGAACGACACCGGGCTGATGATGCCCCCCAGGGAGGTGACAGCCCAGATCGGCCCGAGAATCAGCTTCAACGGCCAGATCAGCAGCGTGCCCAGCAGACCGATGACGACGGCCGACAGGAGGGCGATCGGGAAGCTCGCCATCTCCACCCCGAGGGGCAACCGCGCCACCAAAAGCAGAATGAGGGCCCGGATCGGCCATTGCAGGAGCCAGGCAAGCGAGCCCATGGGAGGCGAAGCAGCAACCCGATCAGCTTACTGAGGCCGTTCGGTGTGAACCACCGCTGCCAACGGCATCGCTTCCCGCAGGGCGCGCACCACCGCCACCATGGCGAGGTCGTCGTTGAGGCGGTTAACGGCAGAGCCGACCCCAACACCCGCTGCGCCGGCGGCCAGGGCCATCGGCACCGTGACGGCCGACAGACCGGAGGCGCACAGCACCGGTACGGCCACCGCCCGGCTGATGGCATGGGCAGCCGCCAGGGTCGGGGCGGCTTTTTCGATCAGGCCCAGGGCGCCGGCACTGAGGGGACGGGCACTGGTTCCGCCCTCGGTCTGGATCAAATCGGCGCCAGCAGCCACCAGCTCCACCGCCAGCCGTTCCTGGCCGTCGAGGGGCAGGGTGTGGGGGACAGTGACGGACAGCACGGTCTGGGGCAGCAGCTCACGGGTGCGGCGGGTGAGCGCCAGCACCTCTTCGGCACCGAAAACGCGCCCCTTGGGATAGAAGCTGTCGTAGTTGCCGATCTCCACCATGGCCGCGCCTGCGTCGACGGCAGGGGGGAACAGGGCCGGATCCACCGCCGAGACGCAGATCGGCAGCTGCGGTGCCAGCTCCTGGGCCAGGCGCACCAGGGCAGGCTCACAGGCCAGATCCACCAGATCGGCGCCACCGGCGGCCGCGGCCCTGACCACCTGCCGCACGCGGGCCGCGTCGAAGTTGTCCAGTCCGGCGATGACCTTCAGCGTGCGCCCCTGGCGGATCGACTGCTGCAGGGCGGTGGGCAGGCTGGAGAGGCGGGACATCGGCGGACGAACGGAAGCGTGACGTGATTCTCCCACCCGACCCAAGTCAGCAGCGGCGGCCCTGGGGCAGCGACCAGGCACGCCTGCACCGCCATCTGCTGCGGCACCCCTGCCTGCTGCCGGCGGGGGCGTCGCTGCTGCTGGCCGTGTCCGGCGGACAGGATTCGATGGCCCTCACCACCCTCCTGCGCGACCTGCAGCACTTGCATGGCTGGCGTCTGCAGCTGTGGCACGGGGACCACGGCTGGCGCCCCGACGCCGCACGCCAGGCCGAGGAACTGCTCCAGTGGGCCCGGAGCCAGGGACTGCCCCTGTGGCTCGATCGGGCCGACCCCGTTCCGCTCAGCGAAGTCGAGGCCCGGGACTGGCGCTACGGCGCCCTGGCCGAGGCGGCGCTCCAGCTGCCGTGCACCCATGTGGTCACGGGTCACACCGCCAGCGACCGGGCCGAAACGATCCTGCTCAACCTGGCCCGCGGCAGCCACCTGCGGGGCCTGGCCAGCCTGGGGGCCAGCCGCCCCCTGGGCCGGGAGGCAGACAGCCTGCGGCTGGTCCGCCCCCTGCTCGTGTTCGATCGCGCCGACACGGGCCGCCTCTGCCGGGAACGCAGCCTGCCCGTCTGGGAGGACAGCAGCAATGCCGATCGGCGCTTCGCCCGCAACCGGCTGCGCGCCGAGGTGATGCCGGTGCTGGAGGACCTCCACCCCGGCGCCAGCCGCCGGATCAGCGCCCAGGCGGAGCGGCTGGAGCAGCAGTTTGAGGCGGAAA
This window harbors:
- a CDS encoding DUF561 domain-containing protein; this translates as MSRLSSLPTALQQSIRQGRTLKVIAGLDNFDAARVRQVVRAAAAGGADLVDLACEPALVRLAQELAPQLPICVSAVDPALFPPAVDAGAAMVEIGNYDSFYPKGRVFGAEEVLALTRRTRELLPQTVLSVTVPHTLPLDGQERLAVELVAAGADLIQTEGGTSARPLSAGALGLIEKAAPTLAAAHAISRAVAVPVLCASGLSAVTVPMALAAGAAGVGVGSAVNRLNDDLAMVAVVRALREAMPLAAVVHTERPQ
- a CDS encoding MBL fold metallo-hydrolase → MLVRFWGTRGSIAKPGPDTFRFGGNTSCVEVRSGAGTLLVIDCGTGAHGLGQALMQESPDGMEGSLLISHTHWDHIQGFPFFAPFFAPGHAWDVYGPSGLSGSLRSVLSGQMQHAYFPVTLDQFAATIHYHDLGVGTFRIGDVTVTTHHLNHPALTLAYRLQADGATVVYCCDHEPHAAELASGLGPVSGPDLHYAEFIEGADLVIHDAQYTALEFPAKLGWGHSSVEYAVRLCEEAGVARLVLTHHDPLRNDAAIDLILARVRADLADRGSPLEVMAASEGLVLRTSPTRGAVAEAGAAAGGQAEMPGAPAAMVWVADRDLEAGLSTALRLEGLPCRVARDEADLLQALERQGASVLLLEQAPGPEGPGLTHHLRRFLGMSAAATPVLMLAAEESLARRDEPLVSEWLVQPISESFLRARLRAWSLGSPCRWQRARPPGDEPRRLRRLGELGLLDTEREERFDRLTRIAAAAFDVPIALISLIDAERQWFKSCHGLATCQTSRDLAFCAHAVAQKSDLLVADTWLDDRFADNPLVLGEPRIRFYAGSPLTLDDGTCLGTLCLIDTRPRQLSSTELALLHDLRDLVLLEISPTPCPATVPGS
- a CDS encoding phage holin family protein codes for the protein MGSLAWLLQWPIRALILLLVARLPLGVEMASFPIALLSAVVIGLLGTLLIWPLKLILGPIWAVTSLGGIISPVSFLFNWLITIILFGLAAWLIKGFRLQNGLVSAILGALAYSVLSSLVLGWLGLDVPLTRAMAAASGVG
- the mscL gene encoding large conductance mechanosensitive channel protein MscL, with the translated sequence MARRAASSFLSDFKDFINKGNVVDLAVAVVIGGAFGKVVDAIVSLVMTNALEPALKAAKVDSISAWPAGTVIVALINFLVIAFVVFLIVRAIEAMKRQEEIKAADAGPDPQAELAAAANRLAEALDRRAL
- a CDS encoding PQQ-dependent sugar dehydrogenase, yielding MSGHRSGILNGLAAALLVPALLGGCQPAAVSAAVRSVPVVGGLEHPWAVAWLPGGDLLITERPGRLRLVRGGVLQAEPIRGVPEVLAAGQGGLLDVAVHPDFATNRWIYLTYAAGSATSNHTRLARARFDGRALSDLQVLYAVPQRKSGAQHFGSRLLWLPDGTLLLAIGDGGNPPIELEGQPIRTQAQNPGSALGKVLRLNADGTAAMATPFSGKPGALPGLWSLGHRNIQGLALDRRTGRVWASEHGARDGDELNRIEAGVNYGWPRVTHSREYFGPPIAPATSAPGLRDPLLVWTPAIAPSGLALYDGDRYPGWRGDLFAGGLVSRQVHRLRLDPEGSVTSQQAIPIGARVRDVRQGPDGFLYVLTDGAGDGQLLRLEPL
- a CDS encoding aspartate kinase translates to MGLLIQKFGGTSVADTERIRAVARRIAASREEGHELVIVVSAMGHTTDQLTGMAASLCSDPPRREMDMLLATGEQVSIALLAMALHAEGVPAVSMTGTQAGIITESAHGRARILEVRTERLRRLLEDGHVVVVAGFQGTSSGQAGTPEITTLGRGGSDTSAVALAAALGADGCEIYTDVPGVLTTDPRKVGDAQLMASVSCDEMLELASLGAAVLHPRAVEIARNYGVPLTVRSSWSQAPGTRLTSGPARPIGSEGLELGRPVDGAELEADQAVLALSHVPDRPGVAATLFEALGAAGLNVDLIVQAIHEGSSNDIAFTLAAAEMERARQVCQEVLAAMGADGAQLSAEAGMAKLSIAGAGILGRPGVAARLFDTMARLGINLRLIATSEVKVSCVVDGPLGARALRAAGEAFELADQQLRHDPPPCHLGDPAVRGVALDRDQVQVSVRRVPDRPGVAAAICRALADAGISLDAIVQSERTHGGPEDRRRDMSFTLRRDDRPGAERALAPILRQWDGAGFEEGPAIARVSAVGAGMACTAGTAARMFRSLADAGINISLIATSEIRTSCVVAEADGVRALQAVHQAFGLGGTTRHAAEGTEAPAAESACPS
- the tilS gene encoding tRNA lysidine(34) synthetase TilS, which produces MILPPDPSQQRRPWGSDQARLHRHLLRHPCLLPAGASLLLAVSGGQDSMALTTLLRDLQHLHGWRLQLWHGDHGWRPDAARQAEELLQWARSQGLPLWLDRADPVPLSEVEARDWRYGALAEAALQLPCTHVVTGHTASDRAETILLNLARGSHLRGLASLGASRPLGREADSLRLVRPLLVFDRADTGRLCRERSLPVWEDSSNADRRFARNRLRAEVMPVLEDLHPGASRRISAQAERLEQQFEAETELLELALGALEAEGALGRLQRRRLASLAPASQRRLLQHWLRRQLGSDPGARNLETLVTRLGQGGDPGRLDLAGGWQLHWDRSTLWVRTPDALHG
- the uvrB gene encoding excinuclease ABC subunit UvrB, translating into MPFQLHAPYVPKGDQPTAIEAMVKGVDAGERFQTLLGATGTGKTFSIANVIARTGRPTLVLAHNKTLAAQLCNELREFFPNNAVEYFISYYDYYQPEAYVPVSDTYIAKTASINEEIDMLRHSATRSLFERRDVIVVASISCIYGLGIPSEYLKAAVKFEVGDKLDLRGSLRDLVNNQYSRNDIEISRGRFRVRGDVLEIGPAYEDRLVRIELFGDEVEAIRYVDPTTGEILQSLETINIYPAKHFVTPKERLKGAIQAIRTELRERLDVLNGQGRLLEAQRLEQRTTYDLEMLEQVGYCNGVENYARHLAGREAGTPPECLIDYFPDDWLLVVDESHVTCSQLQAMYNGDQSRKQVLIEHGFRLPSAADNRPLKGDEFWEKARQTIFVSATPGAWELAQSKEQVVEQVIRPTGVLDPIVEVRPSEGQIDDLLGEIRVRADRQERVLVTTLTKRMAEDLTDYLAENGVRVRYLHSEIHSIERIEIIQDLRNGAYDVLVGVNLLREGLDLPEVSLVAILDADKEGFLRAERSLIQTIGRAARHIDGVALLYADNLTDSMAKAISETERRRVIQHAYNERHGITPTPAGKRAGNAILSFLELSRRLSDDQLEVAADQAEHNEVSLDALPELIRQLEEKMKVAAKGLEFEEAANLRDRIKNLRQKLVGRPAA